A segment of the Lolium perenne isolate Kyuss_39 chromosome 3, Kyuss_2.0, whole genome shotgun sequence genome:
TAATGATCATTTCAAGGACATCTATGTTCTAAGGAAATGTTTTGTTCCTGCTTATTTCATGAAATGCGTTTTCCCATTCTTGCTTGATTAAATTTGCAAAAAATTGCAGTAAAACATAAATGAGAAGAAATTCCAGATGTAATTGCTTGATTCAATTTTCCATTTCTCAGTTAAATTGTTCTGTAAAAAAATGAGGAGAAGCAGCTTCATCACCTTAACAACAAGAAAGCAGACCTAGATGTATAACCCCCAAGGTGCTTTGTTCTCCGCGCGGAGCCATTTGTCAGTGTATAGTTTTCTGATGTTTGGCAAGTCCTTCTGTGTGAATGATGAAACCATCCTTCCATGTTTTTCCTCAAGGTTCTTCAACATAAAGAAACCGCAATCGTATCTAGGTGTGCATATGGATCAGGAACATAGTTAGCATATATTGAGATATCGATAAGATGTAACAGTAAACTATTTGTCTTGTCAAGTACCAAAAACAAGAAGTCTTACGTGTTTGTTTGACGAGGACTGTCAATAACTTCTATTGGCCAATTCGCGATTTGCACTTTTGATTTTGCGTACTCTCTTTTCCACATAACCTTGATTCCCGCTATGAGCATGTGACATGCTTCCATCATAAGAGCTTCCCCCTTTTTCCTTGATGATAACGAGTCAATTATCTCGAATCTTTCTGCTTTTATGTTTAGAACAACCAACCAGTAATGTCCAGAACAATTTGTAGGTGTTCATGCCCACTTCTCGAGTGTCGGGAAACAAACCTGTTAGAAGAAGGATGTTATtgtctgtatgttttttttttaaaatcaGCTTAATGTGCAGGCACATCTGGTGTATAAAATTCAGTTAAAAAATTCAGTTTAGAAGTTAGCGAACTTACAATTTCTTTGTGATCAAGTCTGTTGGCTGGGCTGTTCTCGAAACACCTTGTAACATCTTTTAAATCATATCGGGAATCAATGAGGTATTTCTGTACAAGAGATGCAGGAATTACATGCTGTAGGATTAATGGTGACAAAGGAAGTGCATGAACAAAAATGGTAAGAACAAGAATTCGATGATTGTTTACTTACAGCAACACGTAGTGGCATTATGTATTTCTTAGGATTTTTGTTCTCCAATGTCAATATGTGGATTCCAATCTCAGCTACTGTATTTATCAACATCTTCCCTGGTGCAACTGAATCTGCCAACTGCCCGAGGTTGCAATAGTAGTTTGTTGTATCAATGACTATTTCTTTATTCGTCGGTGAGCTAGTCTTCCATCCATGCTCACACACCATGTTATACAGAGTTTGCACAGACTTGGAAACATTGTAGTTGACCTTGGATTCTAGGTTGACGAATGGCGATTTTGCTAAGTGGCCTATTTTGACATTTCTCTTTTGATATTCGTGAACCACAGGTGTAATACTCCTTGATGAATCTGTTTTTTTCTTGATGTGTGGTGCTGCAACCATAGCTTCTGCTTCTTTTATCTCCACTTCTTTGTTAGCTTCGTTGACGACTAATGCATCTTGATCATTAGTTTCTGGTGGTGTGCTTAGATCAAAAGGTGGTGGGTCCGGAGCCATCCTCATTGCGTGCATTCTCCTTTTAGATTCTGTGCTGTCGAAGTTTAGTTTCCTATTCATTGGGTCGAACTTTGTTGAACTTGGGATGCTACTGGTTGTTGTCTTGATTCCAGATGAACTTGGAGTTGCATCTTTCTTGGGTTCAATTTTTCCATCACTTCCTGCTATTTCTCCGTCAGTTTTTGCTGTTGCCATAGTGCTCAGTGTTGAATGTCTTGTTTGTTTGCGAGAATTGCTGTCACTTGGACTTGATACATGGCGATGAGTTGTCTTTGTTGGCATCATTGTTCTTCCTTTTGTTGCTGTATTTACTTGGACTCCACCTAGATCCTGCGCTTTCTGTGGGCTTGAAGCCATTTCTTCGTGGGCAGCAGATCTTGTTCTGTATCTGGATGGAGATGGAACTACAGAAACTGATTCCTCTTTCATTTTCTTGCTTGGTCCATGTGCGAACGAGACCTTTTTCCGTTTGTTTGCTTCTACTTTTGGCACCATGTCTAACAAAAATTTATCCATCTCAGTTGTTTTGCTTCCATCAATTAGTGATTCCAATCCAGAAGATACTTCTACATCTGGCTTGTTTGTCAATTCCTGAAACATCTGTCTCCTTAGTTCAGATGTATTTTCTTGAATCCCACTGTTAGATATCTCTGGAACTTGAAGGATTGGTATGCTTAACTTGTGAATGTGTGAGAACCCTACATAGTGCATGAAGCCTATCCTTCTTTTCTCTTCAGTGCTTACTGAGCTATCTTCATCATCGAACATGACACCTGATAGTTGATGGTAAGTTACATTTTTGTGCTCCAAGATTCCAGTATCGACAGCTTGAGTTGATGGCAGCTTGTCTGAATTGGTGATAATGCCGTTATTCTTCATGGTTGATGTCCCGGTCTCACTAACAACTTCTTGATTTCCCCCCTTTTTCTGCTTATATTCTGCCACAAGTGTACCCAGAGAATATAATTTCGATTTATCTTCATTGTTGCATCCTACATGATTGACATCATCCACTGCGCTCTTGTATACAGTATCTGATATGTCAACTTTCAGCTCAATGCCTGCCTCATCTTGAGCAGAAATTGTGGGTGGAATGCTTTGGTCTTCGATGAACGCTTGTTCAGCAGCAGGCCCTGTATGTGGAATGACCGTTTTGTTAGTGTTTTCGACATCTTTCACTAAATTGCCATCAGGATGTTCTTTCACCTCAATATCTGCATCATCTTCAGCAGGACCCATAGTTGGAATGCTTTGGTCTTTGATTAATGCATGTGGACTCGCTGGTTTGGTAGTGGCATCAATATCTGTCAAAGTATTGCCATCTGGATGTTGTTTCAACTCTTCTTCAGATCCTTCTATGTGTCCATCTGGTACTGATTTGCTGGCACAGCCCTCGTCTTTGCCCATAGAAACACAGCCCTCGTCTTTGCCCATAGAAACACAGCCTTCTGAATGCATCCTGAAGGTTTTTTCATCATGTGTTGTTGATGGTTGCTGCTTGGAAAAACCATTTGTGGCTACTGAATCTTTACTTTTTCTCAGTGTTTCTTGCGAGCTGATTTGCTGACCTGTGAAATCTGGATTGTTTTTACTCTCTGGCCTGGCTGGTAACTTTCGAACTAGCATCTGCAAGCTTGCTTCAAAACCATGACAAGCGTACTCAATTGCTTCTTTGAATCTATAGGTTTCCTGCAAATGACAGTAAGTTTGTAAGTAGTTTTATCAGCATTATTTCGTACAGAAGTAATAAAATTGCAGGGAATGATACATCCTAAAGAATGTGAACCAATGTGTAAAACTAAAGAAATTAAGATCCAATGAAAAAAAGTATTTAACTACAAAAATTATGTTAAAATCCAAGTTCTTGTTAGTGCAGATGTTTTTTTCCTGAAAAGTTGGTTTAAATTGGTGTcacacttgtataagagggaaaaaTGTATGTCAAATTCCATGGATGTTAATTCAGGTGGTAGTTGTATGTAAGGGATGGGTAGCACTCCTTTTATTCTACTAGTGGTGGTTGAAAACATGGAAGATTTAAGCAGAAAAAACTATGGTAATTAATTGCAAAATTGAATCCTCTGATGGTAACATTCAACTCCAATGCGTACATGTTTTTTTCAGATGAAAGTTTTATTCTACTTTAGTGAGGGTGTTATTTTCTAGGTGAGACGTAAAAAGAGTAACAAAATTTTGTTTCATGCTTACTTGCTCTGTGCAGGTAGATGGCACATTGTGTCTGATGAACCTATCAATAACATCCGGGTCTGCAAAAAGTATGCTTTGCCCCCCAGTATATGCTTCTGGTTTGTCATCTTCAAACTCTTCTTCATTTATGTCACCATACTTCCATTCATCATCGGCAGGTTCTTCAAAATGTTTGTTGTCGCTTTGGTCTTGATGGTATGTGTTGTCTTCATCATGTCCGAGTGTATGTGACTGCTCCATAGATTCATCCCTATCAGTTGACCTATTGCTTAGGTCGTTGAGTTTATCCTGCCCATGAGCTTCTGAATTTTCAACAGATACATCTCTTTCAGTTGATTCAGATGCACTTGTGTACGCATATTCAGGTTTCAACTTCACATTCATAGACAGAGAGGAACATTTATCAGAGAACATTCGTATGGTTTGGCTGAAAAGCAAAAAAAACTACAGTTAACTACATATGCTATTTCTGTATGTACTTACCGGTGCATTGCCGAACGAACCATCAGCTCCTGTATCCTGCTTAATAGCTTTCGTGATCATTGcgtttgtccaaactgaaacacgCGTCCCTTCATCACTGATATCCATATCATTTAGTTGCAATGAATCTAGGTATTTAACATGTAACATATGTAAAATGAAAATCTGTAAATAAAAGAGGACATTGTTTCCAGGCATGAAATAAAAATGATCAAATGGAAAACAAATTAGGAGCAGAAAAAGCTACCATTATGTACAACATGCATGACTTTAGAATTGCCTTTTCTGAGCTTGACTGAgttgctttctgaatcatcgttaTCACAAACTTGCAGACATTCAGATTTTTTGCTTGTTTGATGTTAATAAAAGATGAGTATATCCTCGGGCTAATGCGTACTCCTGTAGTAGGAGCTAGCACGGAGCACATCCCTTATGTTATGAACAATCTTAGGTACCGGCTGTCAGCTTTCTTCATTGTAAGAAGTTTCTTTTCTAAAGATTTGATAGTTGGCTGGTGGTTTCCTACATACCCAATCTCTTCTTTCATGAACTTTATTGCATCTGGAACTAGATCGTATGATACTTGTAACTTGCCACGTGGGACTCCTATAACCTTTTGTACAGATTCTTCAGTAATAGGGATTGAACCTCGCCCAGGGAAGACCAAACTGCATGATGCTGAATCAAAGCTTtccatgagaaacttgcacaattcAGGTTGCAGTTTTGAACATTTGATTTCCAATAATCCACCATAATCTGCATTCCTAATCATTGTCATCTGATCAGCTGTAATGCTAGGATATAACCTCACTAGCTTCATTGGGGATGCACGCTGTAGTAATTTCTTCCTTTTCACCTAGAACAAATGCAAAAAATGCCTTTAAGTAAACTGGAAAAGGAAATTATACATGTACATACAGTCTATGTTTTAAATTaatacttgtcaaatgaaatgatATTGTTTTAAGAGACAACTTGTAGTTGGAAAGGAAAGTCAATAAGTTTCTGAATTTGCCAATTTGCCTACTACCGCGGTAAAGCCCGCTGTCTTGGGTATGAatgattttacatttttttgggAATGCAGTAACAAAAAGAATATATTAAGACTTACTGAAAAACATGTACATCACTTCCCCCATAGGAAAACATATAGTAAAAAATGGAGATGTACTACAAGTTGTAGGTTCTTTATCTCACCTTCACAGGTTTTACTTCTTCCTCAACAACATTTGCTTCATTTTGTAACTGAGCTTCTTCAACAACATTCACTTCATCGTGGATAGCTTCAACAGATACATCTCCTTCACTTGGTAGCTCACAGTGAATTGCTGAAACCTTGTGCTTCAATGTAAGCTTCTTGCGCATAATGCTTAGCTTACTGTGTTTTCTGCCAGACTTGTTTTTCCTATGACTGTTTGACTTTGTCATTGATGCCTGTTGAAAATTGCCAAGGTGGAAATTATTAGGGGAAGAAATAGCATATGTCCACACAGGTGTAGATGTCACTTAGCAGAAAAATGTTACTATATGCGGAAAAATGGTGCACTGATGTCACATATATAGCAGAAGGTTTGAAAATATTTCAAGTGGAATGTCAGTTAGCATGTACTGAAAAAATTGGTGTGAAAATATGTTTCTGATTCAGATGTTACTGAGACAAAACATTTGCTACCAGATGTTGCACACAACCCACACGATGTCATCATGATTCAGATGTTACTGAGACACAACATTTGCTACCAGATGTTGCAAAACAACACATGATGACATCGGAAAAACCTAACTGACCAGATAGCAACAACCTCAAAAATCAATTGCAGTAGCATGTTATAGTACATGAAATTGCTACTAGATGTTGCACAAAAAATACACATGATGACATCGCAAAAATCCTAAGTGACCAGATAGCAAACATCCTCAAAAATTAGCTGCACTAGGATGTTATAGCAGCAAATTTTCTACCAGATATTGCACACAAACCACATGATGACATCGAAAAAATCCTAAGTGACCAGATAGCAAACATCCCCAAAAAATCCCATGCACTAGGATGTCATAGCAGCAAATTTGCTACCAGATGTTGCACAAAAACCACATGAGGATATCACAAAAATCCTAAGTGACCAGATAGCAAACATCCCCAAAAATCCCCTGCACTAGGATGTTATAGCAGCAAATTTGCTACCTGATGTTGCACACAAAACACATGAGGACATCACAAAATCCTAAGTGACCACACAGTAACATCCCCAAAAATCCCCTGCACTAGGATGTCATAGCAGCAAATTTGCTACCAGGTGTTGCACACAAAACACATGAGGACATCACAAATCCTAAGTGACCACATAGTAACATCCTCAAAAATTCCCTGCACTAGGATGTCATAGCACGAAAATTGCTACCATATGTTGCACAAAAACCACATGAGGACATCACAAAATCCTAAGTGACCACACAGTAACATCCTCAAAAATCCCCTGCACTAGGATGTTATAGCACGAaaattgataccatatgatgcacaAAAATCACATGCGGACATCACAAATTCTAAATGACCACACAGTAACATCCTAAAAAATCAACTGCACTAGGATGTTGCGCAGAAACCACGCGTACCTTACTGTGGCGGAGACAGAGGAAATCACGTCGAGGATGTTGTCGGAGAGACGGCGATGTTAACAACGGCGGGATTAACAGACAACAACGGCGGCCACACACGACCAGAACACCGGCGGCAGCGCGAAGAGTAGATCCACGGAGAAGGATGTCACCTGAGAAAACCCCGAGGTGAAAAACAAGCAGAAACGAGAGGCACTCATGCGGGGACAGCAACGGAAGTGGGGCGGAAAACCAACCTAGGGCGAAATCAGACTACGGCGAGTAATAATCCGTCCACGGCGACTCCGACGACCACTCCTATCGGCCAGAAATGAGAACCACGGCGAAGGATGGCACCCACCTGAGAACCCGAGGAAAAAATTAGAAGCAGGGAGAAGGTGTGCGACGGTGCGGAAGAGCAATGGAAGTGGGCGAACCGAACCTGGTGCGAAAATATGTATCCGGCGAGTAAGATCCGTCCACGGCGACTCCGGCGGCCACCCCAATCGCCAGATTTGGGGACGGGGCAGAGCACCTGGACGAACGCATGCGAGGAGGGAGGAAGAGGAAATGAAGCCGCTCTCCCGGACAGGCCGCAATTAATTTTGAAAAATTTAATGCTCGGGCTACGGGTACCCAACAACAGATACTGCACGTGGGTCCCCACCAGGTGCGCCAGGCGGAACGCTCCGGACCATCGGATGCCAATCGCGCGGCCAGGAGGAGCGATCTGGCGTTAGCTTATAGCCAGATCAGCTTAGAGATAGATTTTCCGTTGTATCATATATGTCTCCCCTTAGCAATAAATTTCCTACCAAAATTTAATTAATCATATTAATTGCTAGAGATGGATGtaagagataatgcattgtatGACTTATATCTAATGCTTTCTCTAGCTGATGTGGCGGGGTAAGGGAAGGCATGCCttctctaccattgtacatgccctaagtgaGATAATCAGATCcaaatctatctatctattatatactaaaagcaaaataacgaTGTTTAAAtgagacaccacgttaatccacatgtACTTAAATTATTTGATCCAttgatctattatatactaaaagcaaaataacgaTGTTTAAAtgagacaccacgttaatccacatgtACTTAAATTATTTGATCCATTGATCTTAATTGTAATGGTTAAGATTTAAAGCCAGCAATGTTACGTAAACTAGAGTCATGTACAACATGTCACGTAGATGGACACGTAAAATATTTATATATATCGACCAACTATAAGGATGATTGCGCATCGTCACGTGAGAAAATGAGCCGTCTCAACAACTAGCATGGGACACGATATAcctaaaaaaaaaagaagagaaaataTGGAAGGATAGATTAGAGATTTATTGTTATGATGTAATGAAAAAATATTACTCGCGTAACCTATCTGACACGATATTTTTACAAATATCCTACGCTAGAAAAAGACTACCATGTACGCTAGCTATCCCGGTAGGAAAATCAGGTAGAGGATATGTTCTCCCGTAATCAAGCAGTCGGACCATTAAATAATAAGTTAGGATCTGCTAGAATAGAAAAAAAAATGTTTGGTAATGATTTGATTCCATACGGCACAACCGCTCAAGGTGCAGCTTGCATGTACGTTCCTCCGTTCAACATAATATAaggaagaaacaagaaacaactgATTCGTTTCCTTACGATGTGTTCCATCTAACATAaggaaaaaaaatcaaagaaCATCGATCATATCGTAGGTGCGCGCACGTCCGTTCACGAAAAAGAAAACATGGCAATGTTTTTTTCTTGAGACGAAAACAAGGCGCTAGACCATGGTTACACGATAGATGTGATAATAAATAAGCCGATAACGTACTGATCCGTATAGTACATATGTAATGTATATGCAAGTTATTTTTGTTGGCTGGTATTTCCGAAATTTCGCAGGAAATCGGTTTTACCGGCATAATCGATATTTTTCTACCGGACTAAATTTGCTGATATTAATATTATTTGGTCAAATTTAAATATGTTTTAGATAGTTTGAAAGAATTTATGAATTTGTTTTATGTATCTCGGGCGGAATACCTGCCCATATTTCCATATTGTGAAGAATGAAAAATAACGGTACCTAGCGATTTTTTACCCTTCCAAGaaaaaaagaaacttgattgtccaTTGACTCTTTTTCAGCCGGAGAAAAGCTACTGCGAATTGAAAATATGTTATTCATAATACATGGTATGATACATGTCGATCTACATATACATCTACCGATTGGATCTCACATCAATATTTTTCTCAGCGGTACCGGTATTAACATAATTTTTTCAAATATAAATAATTTTAGGTAATTTGGAAGGATTTATGAATTTGTTTTGAATATCTCGGGAAAAATATCGGCATGTAATTCAGTTTCCTATGGTAATTTTAGGcaaccaagaaaaaaaacttgACTATAAATAGAATTTTTTTCCTCCCAAGGGAAGCTACGCAAATTCCAAATATATTATTCAGCGTCAGGGTTCAAATCCATGCCAACCTACATGTACATCTACCAGATTGGATCTCCCATTAAATGGATGGAACTTAGGTAAAATACACACTATTACAATCTCGCCGTACAATAAAAACTTCATACACAAACCTAGCTAGATCGTGGTTTTATAATTTCATTTGTATCACATATAAAGAGATACAAATGTTTATAAAACATTAATTCTGTTCTAAGATGCAAACTTACTCAGGGATAGGGAAACCCCGACATATTCACATTGAAATGAAAATAAACAATTGAAATCTATTATAGAAAATATCGGTGGATTACAACACAAACTACAATCCTGAATTTCTCACATCGGTCTAACTATTTTTGCGGACTATGGAACTATATTATTTCCTTCAATGGAAAGTGCCACTTTCAAAAAATTAAAGATGATGCCCTCGCAAGGGCCACACTGCTAGTTTATTAAGAAAGAAAAAGTGAGTCTACAGTCAAAAATGAAAGTCAAGGCCAGTGTCCCACCTTTCCCACTTCTACATCCTCCATTACGCCACGTAGAGACTAGAGAGTGTAAGCTCTAGGATCAATTCAGTGAGGCATCAACGCTCCCTCACAGGAGATCCATCAGTGGCTACATATTGCAGCTGCCGGCGTCCGACATTGCACCATCATCGCTGGCGGCATCACTGGCATCCTTGGGGAAGGAAGGATGTCCAGGGTGCTCCTCTTGTTTGTTTTGTACTGCACTTTCCCGGTGTTCGCTATGCTCATCAGGTGACGGTATCAGAGCTTCTAGTATCATACATTGGTTGTCGTAATCGAGGCGCTTCAGCTTCACGGTCATCATCGGTGAGTACCAGTGTGCCTTGACCTCTTCGACCGTCCTTCCAGGAAGCCTCCCGGCGATGATGGACCAGCTGAAAAATATCAATAGATCGGGAAATAAAAAGTAGAGTTATTTATGGAACCTTATTttttctctctcccaaacaactaTTAATGAGAAACTTTACGGGTCAACACAATATTTTTTAGTACAAAGTGTAGATTTTAGTAAACCGAGAGTATGTGCATACAATTCATACAATTTTCTCTCCGTTGCTTCTTCCAAGTGGCAAAACATATGAATGTTACATGCCAGCATAACTCTAGTAGGATTTAGCCGTATGCAGCAGGTTAACATTGAAATTAGTCCAATAATCTATTTGTAGTTTTTATTACTTCTGGATCTCTTTCTACTGGTATTGATGATTATTAACAGGTCGGTGAAATTTTCGCAAAAAAGAAGAAATTACTCATAGCTGACCGGCGTGTTCCTGGAATTACATGGATAATTACTTAACCACTTCTATAGCAACCCAGCAGTGCTTTTAAAACGACCCAGCAATTGAGCATAGATGTACATATCAGATGCATGTCTAGTTATAGAAGAAAGAGTGTTGGTTTCAGATTGCAATACCTTCGACACTAAATATTTGTTGCCAGTTAGGGCAAAACATTTACCAAAATCCATCTAAGTTC
Coding sequences within it:
- the LOC127338092 gene encoding uncharacterized protein, yielding MREARPRRKQPMAMTRDGRKRRRRPNSSTGDAKLVCSEHLTATSSSDELSSVQPPSAMSASFVAETASFSEDEEDLLIKLHALLGNRWSIIAGRLPGRTVEEVKAHWYSPMMTVKLKRLDYDNQCMILEALIPSPDEHSEHRESAVQNKQEEHPGHPSFPKDASDAASDDGAMSDAGSCNM